A genomic stretch from Barnesiella intestinihominis YIT 11860 includes:
- a CDS encoding EamA family transporter yields the protein MNLKVKGTILGIVSAVSYGTNPLGALFLYQEGLNSNSVLFYRFSLAAVVLACILFIQKQSFRLSRKEVKALCLLGILFAVSSLTFYTSFHHMDAGIASTLLFVYPIMVAVIMSLFFKERISPVTMFSIILALSGIALLYRGGTGAGLNGLGVSLVMIASLTYALYIVVINQSSIKLSSIKLTFYVLLFCMVAIVFHSFFDGSNYLQPLTTPRMWLFAIMLALVPTVISLVTMTMAVHAIGSTPTAIMGALEPLSAVIIGVTVFGEIFTLRLGIGIFMILVAVILIVAAKSFSPRKIVSFIGHVVHTVPVRRK from the coding sequence ATGAATCTGAAAGTCAAGGGTACAATATTAGGAATTGTTTCTGCGGTCAGTTATGGAACAAACCCGTTGGGGGCATTATTCTTATATCAAGAAGGATTGAATTCGAATTCGGTTTTGTTTTATCGTTTTTCATTGGCAGCAGTTGTTTTGGCATGTATTCTGTTTATTCAGAAACAGTCATTTAGATTGTCTCGCAAAGAGGTGAAAGCATTGTGTTTGTTAGGAATCTTGTTTGCTGTGTCTTCTCTGACTTTTTATACGAGTTTTCACCACATGGATGCCGGTATAGCTTCGACTTTGTTGTTTGTGTATCCTATAATGGTAGCTGTCATTATGTCTCTATTCTTTAAGGAGCGTATATCGCCAGTGACTATGTTTTCGATTATTCTTGCTCTATCGGGGATAGCTTTGCTTTACCGGGGAGGAACAGGAGCCGGATTAAATGGTTTGGGCGTATCGTTGGTTATGATTGCATCGTTAACTTATGCCCTTTATATTGTCGTAATCAATCAGTCGTCGATAAAACTTTCATCTATAAAGCTGACTTTTTATGTCTTGCTGTTTTGTATGGTAGCCATAGTCTTTCATTCGTTTTTCGACGGAAGTAATTATTTGCAACCGCTTACTACTCCACGTATGTGGCTGTTTGCTATCATGTTAGCTTTGGTCCCTACGGTTATTTCTTTGGTGACGATGACTATGGCCGTTCATGCTATCGGTTCTACACCTACGGCTATTATGGGTGCATTGGAGCCTCTCTCTGCCGTGATTATCGGTGTGACTGTGTTTGGTGAGATTTTTACGTTGCGGTTGGGAATCGGTATATTTATGATCCTTGTTGCCGTAATTCTCATTGTTGCGGCGAAATCATTTTCTCCCCGTAAAATTGTTTCTTTTATCGGACATGTTGTGCATACTGTTCCGGTACGTAGGAAGTAA
- a CDS encoding M16 family metallopeptidase: protein MSFRRHILPNGLRIIHHYDGSTKMTALNLLYDVGSKDESPERTGFAHLFEHLMFGGSVNIPDFDTPLQKAGGENNAWTSNDVTNYYTVVPTHNAETAFWLESDRMLSLAFSSESLSVQKQVVIEEFKQRNLNQPYGDSFLLLRPMAYRVHPYRWPVIGKNTSHIGNASLEEVKEFFFAHYAPNNAILSISGSLPFDEAILLCEKWFAPISRREVACRDLPQEPVQTKPHKKIVEREVPLDAIFKAYHMVDRKHPDYQGYDALSDVLASGRSSRLYRRLVMEKKLFTEIDSSITGDIEPGLFLLKGKLSPGISLEQGEEAIEMELRRMREELLEQRELDKVINRFESNDLFSNLHYLNKATNLAYYELLGGAENIDTEVEKYKKLTPFDLRRIAEKLFVPENSSTLWYKSVHAKREIITDVSD, encoded by the coding sequence ATATCGTTTCGTCGTCACATATTGCCTAATGGATTGCGCATCATTCATCATTACGATGGCTCTACGAAAATGACTGCGTTGAATCTGCTTTATGATGTCGGTTCGAAGGACGAATCGCCGGAGCGGACAGGATTTGCACATTTGTTCGAGCATCTCATGTTTGGTGGGTCTGTGAATATTCCCGATTTCGATACCCCTCTACAAAAAGCAGGAGGAGAGAATAATGCGTGGACAAGTAACGATGTGACCAATTACTATACGGTAGTACCTACGCATAATGCCGAGACGGCATTTTGGTTGGAGTCGGATAGAATGTTAAGCCTTGCTTTTTCTTCCGAGTCTTTGTCTGTACAGAAACAAGTCGTTATAGAAGAGTTCAAGCAACGTAATTTGAACCAACCCTATGGAGATTCGTTCTTGCTATTGCGACCGATGGCTTATCGGGTACACCCATATCGGTGGCCTGTTATCGGGAAAAATACTTCGCATATTGGTAATGCATCATTGGAAGAAGTAAAAGAATTCTTTTTTGCCCATTATGCGCCCAACAATGCGATATTGAGTATTTCGGGAAGCCTACCATTCGATGAAGCCATATTGCTTTGTGAGAAATGGTTTGCTCCTATTTCTCGAAGAGAAGTCGCTTGCCGCGATTTACCTCAGGAGCCGGTTCAGACAAAACCTCATAAAAAGATAGTGGAAAGAGAGGTTCCCTTAGATGCGATTTTTAAGGCCTATCATATGGTAGACCGTAAGCATCCCGATTATCAGGGGTATGATGCTCTTTCCGATGTATTGGCTTCCGGTCGATCCTCTCGGTTGTATAGACGGTTGGTGATGGAAAAGAAACTATTTACAGAAATAGATTCTTCTATTACCGGTGATATAGAGCCCGGTTTGTTTTTACTGAAAGGGAAACTATCACCGGGAATTTCGTTGGAGCAGGGAGAAGAAGCCATTGAAATGGAATTGCGACGAATGAGGGAAGAACTGTTGGAGCAAAGGGAATTGGATAAGGTGATAAATCGTTTTGAATCAAACGATTTGTTTTCCAATTTGCACTATCTGAATAAAGCCACCAATTTAGCTTATTATGAATTGTTGGGTGGAGCGGAAAATATTGATACAGAAGTTGAAAAATATAAAAAACTTACCCCTTTCGATTTGCGGCGTATTGCGGAAAAATTGTTTGTCCCGGAAAATAGTTCTACATTATGGTACAAATCGGTACATGCAAAACGAGAAATAATAACAGATGTCTCTGATTGA
- a CDS encoding chloride channel protein, protein MMRLLMWREKHINEHNFVLILSFIIGICTAAAALILKFLIHFIQQLLTSHFNADSANYLYLIYPIIGILLAGLYVRYIVKDDISHGVTRILYAISQKKSRLKPHNMYTSVIASSITIGFGGSVGAEAPIVYTGAAIGSNIGRLFRLDQRLLMLLVGCGAAAAIAGIFKAPIAGILFTLEVLMIDMTATSVLPLLISSITAVTVSYIFTGYNAEFSFVQTEPFVAARIPYVIFLGFFCGFVSLYFTRIMNRMEDIFRRIGTPWKKFILGSLILSCSIFLLPPLYGEGYGAITSLLNDNLKQLAEGSLFYTENGNMWVMMLFLGLIILVKVLATSATNGGGGVGGTFAPSLYVGCFAGFFFAYVLNHTGLLPMELSDKNFALMGMAGVMAAVMHAPLMAIFLTTELTGGYDLFLPLMITSTVAYATIKVFEPHSIYTMRLAKKGELLTHHKDKAVLTLLKMDSVIEKDFIEVHPNMSLGDMVKVISQSHRNIFPVTDNDNTLLGIVILDDIRNIMFRPELYNRFYVRKFMTMPPAKIEIGSNMDNVMKLFDQTNAWNLPVVENGKYIGFVSKSKIFNSYRRVLVHFSQD, encoded by the coding sequence ATGATGCGGCTGTTGATGTGGAGGGAAAAACACATCAATGAACACAATTTCGTTTTAATTCTCAGTTTTATTATCGGAATTTGTACTGCCGCCGCTGCTCTTATTCTTAAATTTCTCATACATTTTATACAACAGTTGCTAACATCGCATTTCAATGCCGACAGCGCCAACTATCTTTATCTCATATACCCGATAATAGGTATTTTATTGGCCGGCTTGTACGTACGTTACATTGTAAAAGACGATATCAGTCATGGTGTCACCCGCATACTTTATGCCATATCGCAAAAGAAAAGCCGGCTTAAACCACATAATATGTACACATCGGTCATCGCGAGTTCTATCACAATCGGATTCGGAGGATCGGTCGGAGCGGAAGCTCCCATCGTTTATACTGGGGCTGCGATCGGTTCGAATATAGGAAGGTTGTTTCGCCTCGACCAACGATTACTAATGCTTTTGGTGGGTTGCGGAGCTGCCGCCGCCATTGCGGGAATATTCAAGGCCCCCATCGCCGGAATCTTGTTTACACTCGAAGTACTGATGATCGATATGACTGCAACTTCGGTTTTACCTTTACTCATCTCGTCGATTACCGCAGTCACTGTTTCTTATATCTTTACCGGATACAATGCCGAATTTAGTTTCGTCCAAACCGAACCGTTCGTCGCCGCCCGCATACCATACGTTATTTTTCTCGGTTTCTTTTGCGGATTTGTTTCTCTTTATTTTACCCGCATTATGAACCGTATGGAAGATATATTCCGCCGGATAGGGACTCCATGGAAAAAATTCATTCTCGGTTCGCTCATTCTAAGTTGTTCTATTTTTCTATTACCGCCACTGTACGGCGAAGGTTATGGAGCCATTACCAGCTTGCTGAACGACAATCTCAAACAACTGGCCGAAGGGAGTTTATTTTATACTGAGAATGGAAATATGTGGGTCATGATGCTCTTCTTGGGACTCATCATACTCGTAAAGGTATTAGCGACCAGTGCGACCAATGGCGGAGGTGGTGTGGGAGGAACCTTCGCACCCAGTTTGTACGTAGGGTGTTTCGCAGGCTTCTTCTTTGCCTATGTTCTTAATCATACAGGACTATTACCCATGGAGCTTTCTGACAAAAATTTCGCATTGATGGGTATGGCAGGAGTCATGGCCGCTGTTATGCACGCCCCGCTCATGGCTATTTTCTTGACAACAGAACTTACCGGTGGGTATGATTTATTCCTGCCGTTAATGATTACCTCGACCGTAGCTTATGCAACGATAAAAGTGTTCGAACCACATAGCATATATACCATGCGTCTGGCAAAAAAAGGAGAACTACTCACCCATCACAAGGATAAAGCCGTACTTACTCTTTTGAAGATGGACAGTGTCATCGAAAAAGATTTTATCGAAGTACACCCGAATATGAGTCTCGGAGACATGGTAAAGGTTATCTCGCAATCCCATCGTAACATATTCCCGGTAACCGACAATGACAATACATTATTAGGCATCGTCATACTCGACGACATACGCAATATCATGTTTAGGCCAGAACTGTATAACCGTTTCTATGTCAGAAAATTCATGACCATGCCCCCAGCCAAAATAGAAATAGGGAGCAACATGGATAATGTCATGAAATTATTTGACCAAACCAACGCATGGAATCTACCTGTCGTAGAAAACGGGAAATATATCGGGTTTGTTTCCAAATCAAAAATTTTCAATTCGTACCGGCGGGTACTCGTTCACTTTTCTCAAGATTAA
- the cas6 gene encoding CRISPR-associated endoribonuclease Cas6 has translation MRFKLVLSVKSESFGSVLPVSYQYELSAAVYRRIRENFELYLHWLSSNGFAPIDDCRNRLFSFSNLYIPRIRVEYDRLHILVKRVQMWISFLPVRGTHEFVKQLFSGETFVLGDRRSRVELEVEDIVECPAPEFGEEAEYLALSPIVFMVARPNRSMEYVGPDYPGYADCFYRSVLGKYEKIFGRPFDGDTGFSWSLLSEPKRKGIFMMRFTPEESKVIGYMYKFKLSMSPILHQIMYETGIGEKVNLGFGCVEILRQDTTPNDQNFLSDEKDDTSVKII, from the coding sequence ATGCGTTTTAAGTTAGTGTTGTCGGTTAAATCGGAAAGTTTTGGTAGTGTTTTGCCTGTAAGCTACCAATACGAATTGTCGGCAGCTGTATATCGTCGTATTCGGGAAAATTTCGAGCTATATTTACACTGGCTTTCGAGCAACGGTTTCGCACCGATCGATGATTGCCGTAATCGCTTGTTTTCGTTTTCAAATTTATATATCCCCCGCATTCGGGTAGAGTATGACAGATTACATATTTTGGTGAAGAGGGTTCAAATGTGGATTTCTTTTTTGCCTGTTCGGGGAACTCACGAGTTTGTAAAGCAACTTTTTTCGGGAGAAACTTTTGTACTTGGGGATAGGCGTAGTCGGGTGGAGTTAGAGGTCGAAGATATCGTTGAATGTCCGGCTCCTGAGTTTGGAGAGGAAGCAGAGTATTTGGCTTTATCTCCAATCGTGTTTATGGTGGCTCGCCCCAATCGGAGCATGGAATATGTCGGGCCCGATTATCCCGGGTATGCCGATTGTTTTTATCGCTCGGTGCTGGGAAAATATGAAAAGATTTTCGGTCGGCCTTTTGATGGTGATACAGGATTTTCATGGAGTTTGCTTTCCGAACCGAAAAGAAAAGGAATTTTTATGATGCGGTTTACTCCCGAAGAGTCGAAAGTTATAGGATATATGTATAAATTCAAATTATCGATGAGTCCTATTCTCCATCAGATAATGTATGAAACGGGAATAGGGGAGAAAGTAAATCTTGGTTTTGGTTGTGTAGAGATTCTTCGTCAAGATACGACTCCTAATGACCAAAATTTCCTTTCTGATGAAAAAGACGATACTTCTGTGAAAATAATATGA
- a CDS encoding peptidylprolyl isomerase yields the protein MDKKIYFILLLTIIISMSCESRSHKETVVLMETSLGNIKVKLYDDTPAHRDNFIKLVEEGYYDGTLFHRVINEFMIQGGDGTSKNAPAGKMLGTGDPGYTIPAEFVYPKYFHKRGALAAARQGDQVNPDKASSGSQFYIVTGKVFNPGQIDQLERQMQMQQEQSVFQSLAANHREEIMNMRRNRDMQGLQALQDTLIAQTYEQIKKEGKRTLTQAQREAYTTVGGTPHLDGEYTVFGEVIDGMEVVDKIQQVETGSADRPKTDVKILKMKVVK from the coding sequence ATGGATAAGAAGATTTATTTTATTTTGTTATTAACTATAATAATCAGTATGAGTTGTGAGTCGAGAAGTCATAAGGAAACGGTTGTCCTTATGGAAACGTCTTTGGGGAATATAAAAGTAAAACTTTATGATGATACACCTGCTCACCGTGATAATTTTATAAAGTTGGTCGAGGAAGGATATTATGACGGGACTTTGTTTCATCGAGTGATTAATGAGTTTATGATTCAAGGAGGCGATGGCACGTCCAAAAATGCTCCGGCAGGAAAAATGTTAGGTACGGGTGACCCGGGATATACTATTCCCGCAGAGTTCGTTTATCCGAAATATTTTCATAAACGGGGTGCTTTGGCCGCGGCTCGGCAGGGAGACCAGGTAAATCCAGATAAGGCCTCATCGGGTTCCCAGTTTTATATTGTCACGGGGAAAGTTTTTAATCCGGGACAGATTGACCAGCTGGAACGTCAAATGCAGATGCAGCAAGAGCAATCGGTTTTTCAGTCGTTGGCGGCAAATCATAGGGAGGAAATCATGAATATGCGTAGAAATCGTGATATGCAGGGACTGCAAGCGTTGCAAGATACATTGATCGCTCAAACTTATGAACAAATTAAGAAGGAAGGAAAGCGGACGCTCACGCAGGCGCAACGTGAAGCTTATACGACTGTTGGCGGAACGCCTCATTTAGACGGTGAATATACTGTTTTCGGTGAAGTGATAGACGGAATGGAGGTTGTAGACAAGATACAACAAGTCGAAACAGGCTCTGCCGACAGGCCTAAAACCGATGTCAAAATCTTGAAAATGAAAGTGGTCAAATAG
- the fmt gene encoding methionyl-tRNA formyltransferase → MEKQDLRIIYMGTPDFAVESLKRLVEGGYNVVAVITMPDKPAGRGHKIQYSPVKEYALSRGLPILQPEKLKDECFIEQLRELHADLQIVVAFRMLPEIVWNMPRLGTFNLHASLLPQYRGAAPLNWAIINGDTETGITTFFLKHEIDTGEIIQQRRIPILPEDNVGTIHDKLMTLGADMVVETVDAIISGNITPIDQASIQTNEPLRPAPKIFKETCHIDWKKTSEQIHNLVRGLSPYPAAWCEWISPDNNRFGVKIYRTTPLPSKHNYAPGSIHTDGKNHIDIACTDGFIRIEELQLAGKKRMAAPDLLRGFHLNDEFRCE, encoded by the coding sequence ATGGAAAAACAAGATTTACGCATCATCTATATGGGTACTCCCGACTTCGCTGTCGAGAGTCTGAAACGCCTTGTCGAAGGAGGATACAATGTCGTGGCTGTTATTACCATGCCTGACAAACCGGCCGGCAGAGGCCACAAAATACAATACTCTCCGGTCAAAGAATACGCTCTTAGCCGAGGTTTACCGATTCTACAACCGGAGAAACTGAAAGACGAGTGCTTTATCGAACAGTTGAGAGAGTTACACGCCGACCTGCAAATTGTAGTAGCTTTTCGCATGCTTCCCGAAATCGTATGGAACATGCCCCGTCTGGGTACTTTCAATTTACACGCTTCGCTTTTACCTCAATACAGAGGAGCCGCTCCTCTCAACTGGGCTATTATCAACGGCGACACAGAAACAGGAATCACGACATTCTTCCTCAAACACGAAATCGATACGGGCGAAATCATACAGCAACGAAGAATCCCTATACTTCCCGAAGATAATGTAGGGACAATACACGACAAACTAATGACATTGGGCGCCGATATGGTAGTCGAAACTGTCGATGCCATTATCTCCGGGAATATCACCCCTATCGATCAAGCCTCTATCCAAACTAACGAACCCTTACGGCCTGCGCCCAAAATATTTAAGGAAACATGCCATATCGACTGGAAAAAGACAAGCGAGCAAATCCATAACCTCGTGAGGGGACTGTCTCCCTATCCGGCCGCATGGTGCGAATGGATATCGCCGGATAATAATCGTTTCGGAGTAAAAATATACCGTACAACCCCCCTACCCTCCAAACATAACTATGCACCGGGGTCTATACACACAGATGGAAAAAATCATATTGACATAGCTTGTACCGACGGATTTATACGGATAGAAGAGTTACAACTCGCTGGGAAAAAGAGAATGGCTGCACCCGATTTATTACGGGGTTTTCATCTTAACGACGAATTTCGTTGCGAATAA
- a CDS encoding DUF349 domain-containing protein, which yields MTTALEKPDMNTEELLAGQTITPAEEEQNSVQSTSRLSREEIIDSLRKLVEGSVEEVKDEVDELKQAYYKQKKIEIEEARNAFIAAGNPGAEFVPMPDEQEETLKSLLSVFREKKAEYTALLEKQREENLERKQQILEEMKSITEDSDNINRQYTRFQELQQSFKEPCELPSAAVSGLWKKFQSYVENFYDLLKINKELRDYDFKKNLEQKTALCDAAEALLANDDVVAAFKQLQLLHDEWRGIGPVAKELREDLWNRFKDASTEVNKRYQSFFEARKEVERKNEEAKIALCEEIESMDLSLLTSFAQWDDATKQVLDLQGKWKTLGFASRKMNNQLFERFRKSCDEFFAKKAEYFKAVKERMAENLEKKKALCEKAEALKDSTDWKATADILVALQKEWKTIGPVAKKHSDAIWKRFVTACDYFFAQKNEQLASTRQVEQENLENKRGIIDKLKEIDESMDSTEAVKIVRDLMALWNSIGHVPFKEKDKIYKEYQSLLDTLFSRLNMNENRNRLSNFSATVQQMADTNHDKLYRERERLLRMYEQKKGELKTYENNIGFLNISSKKSGGLLKEMERKMQKIREDMQLIEQKVQLIDKNL from the coding sequence ATGACAACAGCGCTTGAAAAACCTGACATGAATACAGAAGAACTTCTTGCAGGTCAAACTATTACTCCCGCCGAGGAGGAACAAAATTCGGTACAATCGACTTCACGGCTTTCGAGAGAAGAAATTATAGACTCGTTGAGAAAACTGGTAGAAGGTTCGGTTGAAGAAGTCAAAGATGAAGTTGACGAACTGAAACAGGCTTATTATAAACAGAAAAAAATTGAAATAGAAGAGGCTCGTAACGCCTTTATAGCCGCGGGTAACCCAGGGGCTGAATTTGTGCCAATGCCCGATGAACAGGAGGAAACATTAAAGTCTTTGTTATCTGTTTTTCGAGAGAAAAAAGCCGAATATACGGCCTTGCTCGAAAAGCAAAGAGAAGAAAATTTGGAGCGTAAGCAACAAATTTTGGAAGAGATGAAATCTATTACCGAAGATTCGGATAATATAAACAGACAATATACCCGTTTTCAAGAGTTGCAGCAATCGTTCAAAGAGCCTTGCGAATTACCCTCGGCGGCGGTGTCTGGTCTTTGGAAAAAGTTCCAGTCTTACGTCGAGAATTTTTATGACTTGTTGAAAATAAATAAAGAGTTACGGGATTATGATTTCAAGAAAAATCTGGAACAGAAGACCGCTCTTTGTGATGCAGCAGAAGCATTATTGGCAAATGACGATGTTGTAGCAGCATTTAAGCAATTACAATTATTGCATGACGAATGGCGCGGAATAGGTCCCGTCGCCAAGGAGCTGAGAGAAGATTTGTGGAATAGGTTTAAAGATGCTTCAACAGAAGTAAATAAACGCTATCAAAGTTTTTTTGAGGCGCGTAAAGAAGTGGAACGTAAAAATGAAGAAGCCAAGATTGCTTTATGTGAGGAAATCGAGTCGATGGATTTAAGTTTATTGACTTCTTTTGCTCAATGGGACGATGCTACGAAGCAAGTTCTCGATTTACAAGGTAAATGGAAAACGTTGGGGTTTGCCTCACGGAAGATGAATAATCAGTTATTCGAGAGATTCCGTAAAAGTTGCGATGAATTTTTTGCAAAAAAAGCCGAGTACTTCAAAGCTGTCAAGGAAAGAATGGCAGAGAATCTCGAAAAGAAAAAAGCGTTGTGTGAAAAAGCAGAGGCATTAAAAGACAGTACTGATTGGAAAGCTACTGCCGACATTCTTGTCGCTTTGCAAAAAGAATGGAAAACAATAGGCCCTGTGGCTAAAAAACATTCCGATGCTATTTGGAAACGTTTTGTTACGGCATGTGATTATTTCTTTGCGCAAAAGAATGAACAATTGGCTTCCACTCGACAAGTAGAACAAGAAAACTTGGAAAACAAGCGGGGTATTATCGATAAATTGAAAGAGATAGATGAATCTATGGATAGTACAGAAGCCGTCAAAATAGTTCGTGACTTGATGGCTCTGTGGAATTCGATCGGTCATGTACCTTTTAAAGAGAAAGATAAAATATATAAAGAATATCAGTCTTTACTCGATACTCTTTTCTCCCGTTTGAATATGAATGAGAATCGCAATCGGTTAAGTAACTTCTCGGCTACGGTACAGCAAATGGCCGATACGAACCACGATAAACTCTATCGGGAGAGAGAAAGACTTTTGCGCATGTATGAACAGAAAAAAGGCGAGTTGAAAACCTATGAGAATAATATAGGATTTTTGAATATATCTTCGAAGAAATCCGGTGGCTTGTTAAAAGAGATGGAACGGAAAATGCAAAAAATTCGAGAGGATATGCAGCTTATCGAACAAAAAGTGCAACTTATAGATAAGAACTTGTAA
- a CDS encoding undecaprenyl-phosphate glucose phosphotransferase — MIKSLIVIGDFFCLNIAYAVVCYWGGGFDGGFGVKIIWLLLNLSYFPVFSLFAKIHELRILHVDRVLIKVTQAVLCHLAVFLLLIFFLQIDNIGARVLLRFYLLLSVLLAVWWIGSRKLLKYFRRKGYNFKKVVIVGAGAMGIKLLDELRSDAGYGYKFMGFFDDNLSLKKSLPNFQGDCSSVEDFVIENKVDEIYCALPMRQEEKITRLLKFSEASNISFYMVPDVGRYIHRQLEFQLVGNVPVLSLHPEPLQNIFSRFLKRVFDLLFSSIVLVCSPIIFTPIAIAVKLSSPGPVFFKQKRTGFKGKEFNCYKFRTMKVNANSDQLQASRHDPRKTRVGEFLRKTSLDELPQFINVFVGDMSVVGPRPHMVKHTQDYSKIIDKYMLRHLIKPGITGWAQVNGYRGETRELWQMERRVEYDVWYIEHWNFWLDIKIIFLTVVNAFRGEKNAF; from the coding sequence ATGATAAAGTCACTGATTGTTATCGGCGACTTCTTTTGCTTGAATATTGCCTATGCCGTAGTTTGTTATTGGGGTGGCGGATTCGACGGCGGATTTGGTGTGAAAATAATATGGCTGTTACTTAATCTTTCTTATTTCCCGGTATTTTCACTTTTTGCAAAAATACATGAATTGCGTATTTTACATGTCGATAGAGTCTTGATAAAAGTTACACAGGCCGTGTTGTGCCACTTAGCGGTTTTTCTATTATTGATATTCTTTTTGCAAATCGATAATATTGGAGCGCGAGTATTGTTGAGGTTCTATTTGCTTCTATCGGTCTTGTTGGCCGTGTGGTGGATCGGATCGAGAAAACTTTTGAAATATTTTCGACGGAAAGGCTATAACTTCAAGAAAGTAGTTATTGTAGGAGCCGGGGCTATGGGTATAAAATTATTAGACGAGTTACGTTCCGATGCCGGATATGGCTATAAATTTATGGGCTTTTTCGATGATAATCTGTCGTTAAAGAAATCTTTGCCGAATTTTCAAGGGGACTGTTCTTCTGTCGAGGATTTCGTGATAGAAAATAAAGTCGATGAGATTTATTGTGCGTTACCGATGAGGCAAGAAGAAAAGATAACTCGGTTATTGAAGTTTTCCGAAGCCAGTAATATTTCGTTTTATATGGTTCCCGATGTCGGTCGATATATTCATCGTCAGCTCGAATTTCAGTTAGTGGGTAATGTTCCGGTTCTTTCGTTGCATCCAGAACCTTTACAAAATATCTTTTCGCGTTTCTTGAAGAGGGTGTTCGATCTATTGTTTTCATCAATTGTACTGGTTTGTTCTCCCATTATTTTCACTCCTATTGCTATTGCCGTTAAATTGTCGTCTCCGGGTCCAGTATTTTTTAAGCAGAAACGGACAGGATTTAAGGGGAAAGAATTTAATTGCTATAAGTTTCGGACGATGAAAGTCAATGCTAATAGCGATCAGTTGCAGGCTTCTCGTCATGATCCTAGAAAAACAAGAGTCGGAGAATTTTTACGGAAGACGAGTTTGGACGAATTACCTCAATTTATCAATGTTTTTGTGGGGGATATGTCGGTCGTTGGTCCGCGTCCTCACATGGTGAAACATACGCAGGATTATTCGAAGATTATAGATAAATACATGCTTCGTCATCTTATTAAACCGGGCATTACCGGTTGGGCACAAGTAAACGGGTATAGAGGGGAGACTCGGGAGTTGTGGCAGATGGAACGTCGGGTAGAATATGACGTTTGGTATATCGAACATTGGAATTTTTGGCTCGACATCAAGATTATATTCCTCACTGTCGTGAATGCTTTTCGTGGAGAAAAAAATGCATTCTAA